One Planktothrix sp. FACHB-1365 genomic window carries:
- a CDS encoding carbon dioxide-concentrating mechanism protein CcmK → MAIAVGMIETLGFPAIVEASDSMVKAARVTLVGYEKIGSGRVTVIVRGDVSEVQASVAAGVESVKRVKGGEVLSTHIIARPHENLEYVLPIRYTEAVEQFREMMAGRPINRP, encoded by the coding sequence ATGGCGATTGCAGTTGGCATGATCGAAACTTTAGGCTTTCCTGCTATTGTTGAAGCCTCCGACTCAATGGTAAAAGCCGCCCGTGTTACCTTAGTCGGTTACGAAAAAATTGGCAGTGGCCGTGTTACCGTGATTGTGCGGGGCGATGTTTCCGAAGTCCAAGCATCCGTAGCGGCGGGAGTTGAATCCGTCAAACGAGTCAAGGGTGGAGAAGTTTTATCGACCCATATTATTGCCCGTCCTCACGAAAATTTAGAATACGTTTTACCCATCCGCTACACCGAAGCGGTGGAACAATTCCGCGAAATGATGGCTGGGCGTCCCATCAACCGTCCTTAA
- a CDS encoding Uma2 family endonuclease, which produces MQTQEKPAIEKLPQTEKRYYTPEEYLALEETAIDKSEYHDGKIVTMTGGTTNHNSIIINLIANLKFGLRGKDYRLFTSDVRLWIPLTRRYVYPDIMVIQGEPIYPENNSTVVTNPLMIIEVLSNSTKDYDRGGKFLAYRSIPEFKEYILIDQYSYHIEQFAKIYNGKWVLTEYDLEDSILTLESVEFQIPLRDIYEGINFEVKEEEGNRVITEFQE; this is translated from the coding sequence ATGCAAACCCAAGAAAAACCAGCTATCGAAAAGCTACCACAAACAGAGAAACGCTATTACACACCGGAGGAATATCTAGCATTAGAAGAAACTGCGATCGACAAAAGTGAATATCATGATGGGAAGATAGTAACAATGACAGGTGGAACAACCAACCATAACAGCATCATTATTAACTTGATTGCTAACTTAAAATTTGGCTTACGAGGCAAAGATTACAGATTATTTACTAGCGACGTGCGCCTGTGGATACCCCTAACTCGCCGTTATGTCTATCCCGATATCATGGTGATTCAAGGAGAACCCATCTATCCAGAAAATAACTCAACAGTTGTGACAAATCCTCTAATGATTATTGAGGTTTTGTCTAATTCAACGAAAGACTATGACCGAGGAGGAAAATTTCTCGCCTATCGCTCAATTCCTGAATTTAAAGAATATATTTTAATTGATCAATATAGCTATCATATTGAACAATTTGCTAAAATTTATAACGGAAAATGGGTATTAACAGAATATGATTTAGAAGACTCTATCTTAACCCTAGAATCCGTAGAATTTCAAATACCCCTAAGAGATATTTACGAAGGAATTAATTTTGAAGTGAAAGAGGAAGAAGGGAACAGAGTAATAACTGAATTTCAAGAATAA
- a CDS encoding NADH-quinone oxidoreductase subunit M — translation MLSVLIWVPLFGAALIAFWPKISGKTARQLSLVIAGGLFLWSLVLAGLFDPSNPSLQFKEYIPWLTPLGLNYYLGVDGLSLPLVILNGLLITIAIISTNVGISRHQLYYSSILLIAAGIAGTFLSQNLLLFLLFYEVELIPLYLLIAIWGGKNKGYAATKFLLYTAVSGFLILASFLGIVWLTHTLDFDLDTISATALGVSSLPLNTQLILLGGLLIGFGIKIPLVPFHTWLPDAHVEASTPVSVLLAGVLLKLGTYGLLRFGVGLFPDAWLVISPWMASWAVVTVLYGAFCAIYQKDMKKMVAYSSIAHMGYILLGFAAANSTSLLGSVMQMVSHGLISGLMFLTVGVVYRKAGSRDLDIIQGLLNPERGLPLIGTIMILAVMASAGIPGLVGFVAEFIIFRGSMDVFPVQTLLCMVGTGLTSVYFLMMMNKAFFGRLSEYVVNLPPVQWRDRIPAMILALIIVVLGIQPNLMVRLSDASTTALAHTQPLFAHHLAEKL, via the coding sequence ATGCTGAGTGTATTAATTTGGGTTCCTTTGTTCGGTGCGGCTTTAATTGCTTTTTGGCCGAAGATTTCGGGTAAAACGGCTCGTCAATTGTCATTGGTGATTGCTGGAGGACTATTTTTATGGTCGTTGGTTTTAGCAGGATTATTTGATCCAAGTAATCCTTCTTTACAATTTAAAGAATATATTCCTTGGCTTACACCCTTGGGATTAAATTATTACTTAGGAGTCGATGGTTTATCCTTACCTTTAGTGATTTTAAATGGTTTATTAATTACCATTGCCATTATCAGTACCAATGTAGGAATTAGTCGCCATCAATTGTATTATTCCTCAATTTTGTTGATTGCGGCTGGAATTGCGGGAACCTTTTTATCCCAAAATTTATTATTGTTTCTACTGTTTTATGAAGTGGAATTGATTCCCCTTTATCTCTTAATTGCGATTTGGGGAGGTAAAAATAAAGGGTATGCAGCCACTAAATTTTTACTTTATACGGCTGTTTCAGGATTTTTAATTCTAGCATCCTTCTTGGGAATTGTTTGGCTGACCCATACCCTTGATTTTGATTTAGATACCATTAGTGCAACTGCTTTAGGCGTTTCTTCTTTACCCTTAAATACACAACTAATTTTATTAGGCGGTCTTTTAATTGGGTTTGGAATTAAAATTCCTCTGGTTCCCTTTCATACCTGGCTACCCGATGCTCACGTCGAAGCTTCAACCCCCGTTTCCGTCCTATTAGCAGGGGTCTTATTAAAGTTAGGAACCTACGGATTATTACGCTTTGGTGTAGGTTTATTTCCTGATGCTTGGTTAGTGATTTCTCCCTGGATGGCAAGTTGGGCTGTTGTCACCGTTTTATATGGAGCCTTTTGTGCCATTTATCAGAAAGATATGAAGAAAATGGTAGCTTATAGTTCCATTGCTCACATGGGCTATATTTTATTAGGGTTTGCTGCCGCTAACTCCACCAGTTTGTTAGGTTCAGTCATGCAAATGGTGAGCCATGGTTTAATCTCTGGATTAATGTTTTTAACCGTTGGGGTCGTGTATCGAAAAGCCGGAAGTCGAGACTTAGATATTATTCAAGGGTTATTAAACCCAGAACGGGGTTTACCCTTAATTGGAACGATCATGATTTTAGCCGTAATGGCGAGTGCAGGGATACCCGGTTTAGTCGGATTTGTGGCAGAATTTATTATCTTTCGAGGGAGTATGGATGTGTTCCCGGTACAAACATTATTGTGCATGGTGGGAACCGGATTAACCTCCGTTTACTTCTTAATGATGATGAATAAAGCCTTCTTTGGTCGCCTCTCTGAATATGTAGTGAATTTACCTCCAGTACAATGGCGCGATCGCATTCCAGCTATGATTTTAGCACTCATTATTGTTGTGTTAGGAATTCAGCCTAATTTAATGGTCAGGTTAAGTGATGCGTCCACAACAGCGTTAGCCCATACCCAACCTTTATTTGCTCATCATCTCGCCGAAAAACTTTAA
- a CDS encoding EutN/CcmL family microcompartment protein: MQIAKVIGTVVGNQKEPSLRGSKFLLIKFVDENGEDISNGYEVAIDAVGAGVSEWVLVSRGSAARQIEGNEKRPSDAAIVAIIDTISVENRLIYSKRDHY, translated from the coding sequence ATGCAAATTGCCAAAGTGATTGGCACAGTCGTCGGTAATCAAAAAGAACCCAGTTTACGCGGTTCCAAATTTCTCCTGATCAAATTTGTCGATGAAAATGGAGAAGATATATCCAATGGATATGAGGTGGCGATTGATGCAGTCGGAGCCGGAGTGAGTGAGTGGGTACTGGTCAGTCGAGGCAGTGCAGCCCGTCAAATCGAAGGGAATGAAAAACGCCCCAGCGATGCGGCTATTGTTGCCATTATTGACACTATCAGCGTAGAAAATCGCTTGATTTACAGCAAAAGAGATCATTATTAA
- a CDS encoding DNA methyltransferase, with the protein MSATPESLQKFIDFCKEHITGQERKEAQTFLDRFFKAFGYEGALEAGAKYEEAIKKGSQKGKTGFADLIWKPKVLIEMKQRGEDLNKHYAQAFAYWQRLVPNRPRYVILCNFDEFWIFDFDNQLDEPVDKVAVINLVERASAFAFMELGNRTPVFRNNQVEITEIAARRMGELFTILHQRLSKQTHSELIVQRFILQCVLAMFAEDRGLLPQDLFIACVQDCLQNKLSSYDIIGGLFREMNQTGITPAGRYKGVDYFNGGLFSTIYPIDLTEKELEFLDVAARQDWSQVRPSIFGNIFEGSVNKKDRHSYGIHYTSESDIMNIVRPTISQYWEERIEEANTLKKLYQLQVELLNYKVLDPACGSGNFLYIAYQELKRIEQLLIHKIMSKKTTNIDQLHISFVTPNQFYGMDLNPFAVELARVTLMIGRKVAIDKFNLTESALPLDTLDNNIVCKDALFSDWVKADAIIGNPPFLGGNKVRLELGDEYIEKVFDKFSNVKDKVDFCIYWFRLAHDNMNQKGRAGLVGTNSISQGLGRKASLDYITQNKGYIHEAISTQVWSGEAAVHVSIVNWCYENPKEYYLDHQLVKQINSSLTTTVDVSQVCIIKANSNYAFKGVQPTGQGFLITEEDVKRYININDNNNTVLKQFLDAKDLARNPHGKPDRWIIDFNDMSLEDARDYQLPFEHIKATVKPERDKNRREITKLNWWRFGEKRPAMREAIKNLSFYFAIPRHSKWSIFIPVQKEWLPGDSTVIVASDDFYILGILTSNIHRLWVKAQSSTLEDRIRYTHKTCFETFPFPQTPTKKVVEKIRQTMIKLHEYRTEQMEKKQWGITQLYNEYFTEPSSQLYKLHQQLDKLAMEAYEFNLDDDLLEKLLKLNLELAEKEERGEKIVGCWDIYQ; encoded by the coding sequence ATGTCAGCAACACCGGAAAGCTTACAAAAATTTATTGATTTCTGTAAAGAACATATCACAGGACAAGAAAGAAAAGAAGCACAAACTTTTTTAGATCGTTTTTTTAAAGCATTCGGTTATGAAGGTGCTTTAGAAGCGGGAGCAAAATATGAGGAAGCGATCAAAAAAGGGAGCCAAAAAGGTAAAACGGGTTTTGCTGATTTAATTTGGAAACCTAAAGTTTTAATTGAGATGAAACAACGGGGTGAGGATCTCAATAAACATTATGCCCAAGCTTTTGCTTATTGGCAACGTTTAGTACCTAATCGCCCTCGTTATGTGATTCTTTGTAATTTTGATGAATTTTGGATTTTTGATTTTGATAATCAATTAGATGAACCTGTTGATAAAGTCGCTGTTATTAACTTAGTAGAAAGAGCGAGTGCTTTTGCTTTTATGGAGTTAGGAAATCGGACTCCTGTTTTTAGAAATAATCAAGTAGAAATTACTGAAATTGCAGCCCGAAGAATGGGGGAATTATTTACAATTTTACACCAAAGATTGTCAAAACAAACCCATTCTGAATTAATCGTTCAACGTTTTATTTTACAATGTGTGTTAGCCATGTTTGCCGAAGATCGGGGATTATTACCTCAAGATTTATTTATTGCTTGTGTACAAGATTGTCTGCAAAATAAACTAAGCTCTTATGATATCATTGGGGGATTATTTAGAGAAATGAATCAAACCGGAATTACTCCGGCTGGGCGTTATAAAGGTGTAGATTATTTTAATGGGGGACTATTTTCTACAATTTATCCAATTGATTTAACTGAGAAAGAATTAGAATTTTTAGATGTGGCTGCGAGACAGGATTGGAGTCAGGTTAGACCCTCAATTTTTGGCAATATTTTTGAAGGTTCAGTTAATAAAAAAGACCGCCATTCCTACGGAATTCATTATACTTCAGAAAGTGATATAATGAACATTGTTCGCCCTACTATTAGTCAGTATTGGGAGGAGCGTATTGAGGAAGCAAATACTCTCAAGAAATTGTATCAATTACAGGTAGAATTACTCAATTATAAAGTCTTAGATCCAGCTTGCGGGAGTGGGAATTTTCTTTATATTGCTTATCAGGAATTAAAACGCATTGAGCAGCTTTTAATTCATAAAATTATGAGTAAAAAAACTACCAATATTGATCAATTACACATCAGTTTTGTGACTCCCAATCAGTTTTATGGAATGGATCTTAATCCTTTTGCGGTGGAGTTAGCTAGAGTTACTTTAATGATAGGGCGTAAGGTGGCAATTGATAAGTTTAATTTAACTGAATCTGCTTTACCTTTAGATACTTTGGATAATAATATTGTCTGTAAAGATGCCCTTTTTAGTGATTGGGTGAAGGCTGATGCTATTATTGGCAATCCTCCCTTTTTAGGGGGAAATAAAGTCAGATTAGAATTAGGAGATGAATACATAGAAAAAGTTTTTGATAAATTTTCAAATGTTAAAGATAAAGTAGATTTTTGTATTTATTGGTTTAGGTTAGCACATGATAACATGAATCAAAAAGGTAGGGCTGGATTAGTGGGTACTAATTCTATTAGTCAGGGACTAGGAAGAAAAGCATCCTTAGATTATATTACTCAAAATAAGGGTTATATTCACGAAGCAATTTCAACACAAGTTTGGTCAGGTGAAGCAGCCGTTCATGTTAGTATTGTTAATTGGTGTTATGAAAATCCCAAAGAATATTATTTAGATCATCAATTAGTTAAACAAATTAATTCATCTTTGACAACTACCGTAGATGTTTCACAAGTTTGTATAATTAAAGCTAATTCTAATTATGCTTTTAAAGGTGTTCAACCAACCGGACAAGGGTTTTTGATAACAGAAGAAGACGTTAAAAGATATATCAACATTAATGATAATAATAACACGGTATTAAAGCAATTTTTAGATGCTAAAGATTTAGCTAGAAATCCTCATGGAAAACCGGATAGGTGGATTATTGATTTTAATGATATGAGTTTAGAAGATGCTAGGGATTATCAATTGCCTTTTGAACATATAAAAGCTACTGTTAAGCCAGAAAGAGATAAAAATAGGCGAGAAATTACCAAGTTAAACTGGTGGAGATTTGGGGAAAAACGTCCGGCGATGAGGGAAGCCATTAAAAATTTATCTTTTTATTTTGCTATTCCTCGACATTCTAAATGGTCTATTTTTATTCCGGTTCAAAAAGAATGGCTACCCGGTGATTCTACTGTAATTGTAGCATCAGATGATTTTTACATCTTAGGAATATTAACCTCAAATATTCATCGTTTATGGGTAAAAGCACAAAGTTCAACTTTAGAAGATAGAATACGCTACACTCATAAAACCTGTTTTGAAACCTTTCCCTTTCCACAAACACCGACTAAAAAGGTAGTCGAAAAAATCAGACAAACCATGATTAAACTCCATGAATATCGGACAGAGCAGATGGAGAAAAAACAATGGGGAATCACCCAATTATACAACGAATATTTTACTGAGCCTAGCAGTCAACTGTATAAACTCCATCAACAATTAGATAAATTAGCAATGGAGGCTTATGAATTTAATCTTGATGATGATCTTTTAGAGAAATTATTAAAACTCAACCTGGAGTTAGCAGAAAAAGAGGAAAGAGGGGAAAAAATAGTCGGTTGTTGGGATATTTATCAATAA
- a CDS encoding NAD(P)H-quinone oxidoreductase subunit F, with product MTDFLLQTSWWIPLYGLIGAILTLPWSTGLVRRTGPRPAAYFNLLMTLLAFIHGSVIFRATWDEPIQQILIHWVHTTDLDLSFALEISPVSVGSMELVTSLSLIAQCYALGYMEKDWALARFFGLMGFFEAAISGLALSDSLLLSYILLELLTLSTYLLVGFWYAQPLVVTAARDAFLTKRVGDVLLLMGVVYLSTLAGSLSFSDLENWAETATLMPLPATLLGLALIAGPIGKCAQFPLNLWLDEAMEGPNPASILRNSVVVASGAYVLIKLQPVLALSPIASTTLVVLGTITAIGASLVSIAQIDIKRALSHSTSAYLGLVFIAVGESQVDIALLLLFTHAIAKSLIFMSAGSIILTTNTQDLTEMGGLWSKMPATTMAFIVGSAGLVALMPLGTFWTMRRWVNGFWTVPLWLILVLLLINCLTALNLTRVFGLVFAGKPQPKTRRAPEVPWPMAVPMVAMIIVTLLVPLMLQQWQLLLTWNSPLVATSASGFAAIVYQLTVPLLILSGLIGVAIGGAIYLYGMGSKPFKLPWKELQNLLAYDFYIDRIYNVTVVLLVSRISALSAWIDRYIIDGIVNAFGLATLFSGEGLKYSISGQSQFYLLTIALGVGALVGLMLWLF from the coding sequence ATGACGGATTTTCTCCTCCAAACCAGTTGGTGGATACCTTTGTATGGCTTAATTGGGGCAATCTTGACCTTACCTTGGTCAACGGGACTGGTGCGACGTACTGGGCCAAGACCCGCCGCCTACTTTAATTTGTTAATGACGCTTTTGGCCTTTATCCATGGTTCGGTGATTTTCCGTGCCACTTGGGATGAACCCATTCAGCAAATCCTCATCCATTGGGTACATACGACTGATTTAGACTTGTCCTTTGCCCTAGAAATCTCTCCGGTGAGTGTGGGGTCAATGGAATTAGTCACCAGCCTGAGTTTAATTGCTCAATGTTACGCCCTGGGATACATGGAAAAAGACTGGGCACTGGCTCGGTTTTTTGGCCTGATGGGATTCTTTGAAGCAGCCATTAGTGGGTTAGCCTTGAGTGATTCTTTGTTACTCAGTTACATTCTCCTAGAGTTGTTAACACTTTCTACCTATCTCCTCGTGGGCTTTTGGTACGCTCAACCGTTGGTAGTGACTGCGGCTAGGGATGCGTTTTTGACAAAACGGGTGGGGGATGTGTTGCTGTTAATGGGGGTGGTTTATCTCTCAACCCTCGCGGGAAGCTTGAGCTTTTCTGATTTAGAAAACTGGGCAGAAACGGCAACCTTAATGCCCTTACCAGCAACTTTACTCGGTTTAGCCTTAATTGCGGGCCCCATTGGAAAATGCGCTCAATTTCCTTTAAACCTGTGGTTAGATGAAGCAATGGAGGGCCCTAACCCGGCTTCGATTTTGCGAAATTCAGTAGTGGTAGCGAGTGGAGCTTATGTATTAATTAAACTTCAACCGGTTTTAGCGTTATCTCCCATTGCCTCTACAACCTTAGTGGTTTTAGGAACGATCACAGCCATTGGTGCTTCCCTAGTTTCCATTGCCCAAATCGATATAAAACGGGCTTTATCTCATTCCACCAGTGCGTATTTAGGGTTAGTTTTTATTGCGGTGGGAGAAAGTCAAGTTGATATCGCTCTGTTATTATTATTCACCCATGCGATCGCTAAATCTTTAATTTTCATGAGTGCGGGTTCCATTATTCTGACCACGAATACCCAAGATTTAACGGAAATGGGCGGGTTATGGTCAAAAATGCCCGCCACGACAATGGCGTTTATTGTCGGTTCAGCCGGTTTAGTGGCGTTAATGCCCTTGGGAACCTTTTGGACAATGCGTCGTTGGGTGAATGGATTTTGGACAGTTCCCCTGTGGTTAATTTTAGTGTTGCTGTTGATAAATTGTTTAACGGCGTTGAATTTAACCCGGGTTTTCGGATTAGTTTTTGCTGGAAAACCTCAACCTAAAACCAGACGCGCACCGGAAGTTCCTTGGCCGATGGCTGTACCGATGGTGGCGATGATTATTGTCACGTTATTAGTGCCCCTGATGTTACAACAATGGCAATTATTACTAACTTGGAATAGTCCCTTAGTTGCAACATCTGCTTCTGGGTTTGCCGCCATTGTGTATCAATTAACGGTTCCTTTGTTAATTTTATCAGGATTAATTGGTGTAGCCATTGGAGGAGCAATTTATTTATATGGAATGGGTTCTAAACCCTTTAAATTGCCTTGGAAAGAATTGCAGAATTTACTGGCTTACGATTTCTATATTGATCGAATTTACAATGTTACCGTTGTCTTATTGGTCAGTCGTATTTCTGCCTTAAGTGCTTGGATTGATCGATATATTATTGATGGGATTGTGAATGCGTTTGGTTTAGCAACTCTATTTAGTGGAGAAGGCTTAAAATATAGTATTTCTGGACAATCCCAATTTTATCTGCTCACCATTGCTCTCGGTGTTGGAGCACTTGTGGGACTGATGTTGTGGCTATTTTAA
- a CDS encoding CO2 hydration protein — translation MTQSSAASQHPLSEYIYRLESGEALLPDYPENVVEVVGILKSYGIVLDAYSKNLIYIANEQFLELFPFFKYFNGEVKTQKLLQYWWHDRINFEYAEYCMKTMFWHGGGGLDQYLDSPEFRPLAETAIQAKTKGNLMIQTLHRLFPEFLPEQIRQLAYYSGLGQFWRVMSDMFISLSDRYDHGEIKSIPDVVNHILSGLVESANQPITYSVKINNKVYDILPKSAKLTFLMDTAVPYVEAVFFRGTPFPGTVSYNAQAHQIPPEQKQFAYGALYADPLPIGGSGIPPTQLMQDMRHFLPDYLHNIYQNSCRGEDDLRVQICQSFQKSMYCVTTAAIIGLAPYPISTSDPEQKQANRIYFENWMDRFLNSRLGEVNKPTSRECKLFPER, via the coding sequence ATGACCCAATCTTCTGCGGCTTCTCAACACCCTCTATCTGAGTATATTTATCGCCTAGAGTCCGGTGAAGCTTTATTACCGGATTATCCTGAAAATGTGGTGGAAGTAGTTGGCATTTTAAAAAGTTATGGCATTGTTTTGGATGCCTATTCCAAAAATTTAATTTATATTGCCAATGAGCAGTTTTTAGAATTATTTCCGTTTTTTAAATATTTTAATGGCGAGGTAAAAACTCAAAAATTATTGCAATATTGGTGGCATGATCGGATTAACTTTGAATATGCTGAATATTGTATGAAAACGATGTTTTGGCATGGAGGCGGTGGCTTAGATCAATATTTAGATTCTCCTGAATTTCGACCGTTAGCTGAAACGGCTATTCAAGCTAAAACCAAGGGGAATTTGATGATTCAGACCTTACATCGTTTGTTTCCTGAATTCCTCCCCGAACAAATTCGACAACTCGCCTATTACAGTGGATTAGGTCAATTCTGGCGAGTCATGAGTGATATGTTTATTTCCCTTTCTGATCGCTATGATCACGGAGAAATTAAATCAATTCCTGACGTTGTTAATCATATTTTATCAGGATTAGTTGAATCAGCGAATCAACCCATTACTTATAGCGTCAAAATTAACAATAAAGTCTATGATATTCTCCCCAAATCTGCCAAATTAACCTTTTTAATGGATACGGCTGTTCCCTATGTTGAAGCAGTGTTTTTCCGAGGAACTCCATTTCCGGGAACCGTTTCTTATAATGCTCAAGCCCATCAAATTCCCCCGGAACAAAAACAGTTTGCTTATGGTGCATTATACGCCGATCCTTTACCTATTGGGGGTTCAGGAATTCCCCCCACTCAATTAATGCAAGATATGCGTCATTTTTTACCTGACTATTTACACAATATTTATCAAAATAGTTGTCGCGGCGAAGACGATTTACGGGTACAAATTTGCCAAAGTTTTCAAAAGTCCATGTATTGTGTAACAACTGCCGCCATTATTGGATTAGCACCCTATCCCATTAGTACCTCTGATCCTGAGCAAAAACAAGCAAATCGGATTTATTTTGAAAATTGGATGGATCGATTTTTAAACTCTCGTTTAGGGGAAGTTAATAAACCCACATCTAGGGAATGTAAGCTATTTCCAGAACGTTAA
- a CDS encoding ABC transporter ATP-binding protein, with protein sequence MKSSRLQKLIGYLRPHWKKATLGIVALFLVNAVGVYIPILIRNVVDELQVAIEFDTVQRQVLFIFILASMMWVIRMISRIVIFGVGRQVEFDLKQKIFNHLLTLEPSYFSESTVGDLINRSTSDVDSIRRLLGFAVLSLTNTIFAYGLTLPVMLAINLRLTLLSLSVYPLMLILVQVFSGKLRDQQMTVQEKLSNISDLIQEDMSGISLIKIYAQEENERKAFAGYNHELFEANLELAKTRSLLFPILSGIASLSFLILLGVGDEAITNGELSIGNFVALILYVERLVFPTALLGFTITTYQRGEVSIDRIEAILSVEPRIKDPLEPLPLPTPVKGWLSASHLTYSYPRSKIPALNDVNFIIKPGETVAIVGPIGSGKTTLANAIPRLLDIKMDQLFVDGQDITQLTLSDLRCAIAYVPQESFLFSTSISNNIAYGNPLAEQSEIEKVAKMAKIHEEILNFPKQYETLVGERGIQLSGGQRQRTALARALLVDAPLLILDDALSSVDNQTATEILQNLKIGVQRKTVVFISHQMSAAATADRIFVMDQGQIIQTGTHAELVALKGLYQTLWNQHKLEELLV encoded by the coding sequence ATGAAATCTTCTCGACTACAAAAATTGATCGGCTATTTGCGTCCCCATTGGAAAAAAGCAACCTTAGGAATTGTGGCGTTATTCCTAGTTAATGCTGTGGGGGTTTATATTCCAATTTTAATTCGGAATGTAGTTGATGAACTGCAAGTTGCAATTGAGTTTGACACCGTACAGCGTCAAGTATTATTTATTTTTATTTTAGCTTCGATGATGTGGGTCATTCGGATGATTTCCCGCATTGTTATTTTTGGGGTAGGTCGTCAAGTCGAATTTGATTTAAAACAAAAGATTTTTAATCATTTATTAACTTTAGAACCTTCCTATTTTTCCGAAAGTACCGTTGGAGATTTAATTAATCGTTCTACCAGTGATGTTGATAGTATTCGCCGTTTATTAGGGTTTGCCGTTCTCAGTCTTACCAATACAATATTTGCTTATGGGTTAACGCTTCCGGTCATGTTAGCCATTAACCTGCGATTAACTTTATTATCGCTTTCAGTTTATCCGTTAATGTTAATTTTAGTACAGGTTTTTAGTGGAAAGCTTCGAGATCAACAAATGACGGTTCAGGAAAAACTATCAAATATTAGTGATTTAATTCAGGAGGATATGAGTGGCATTTCTTTAATTAAAATTTATGCTCAGGAAGAGAATGAACGCAAAGCGTTTGCAGGCTATAATCATGAATTATTTGAAGCAAATTTAGAGTTAGCTAAAACCCGCAGTCTTTTATTTCCAATTTTAAGTGGAATTGCGAGTTTAAGCTTTCTAATTTTATTAGGAGTTGGAGATGAAGCGATCACCAATGGAGAACTCAGTATCGGGAATTTTGTTGCCTTAATCTTATATGTTGAACGCTTGGTTTTTCCGACCGCCTTATTAGGATTTACAATTACAACCTATCAGCGCGGAGAAGTCAGTATTGATCGAATTGAAGCCATTTTAAGTGTTGAACCTCGGATTAAAGATCCTTTAGAACCTTTACCCTTACCCACTCCCGTTAAAGGCTGGTTAAGTGCTTCTCATCTAACCTATAGTTATCCTAGAAGCAAAATTCCGGCTTTAAATGATGTTAATTTTATAATTAAACCGGGAGAAACCGTTGCAATTGTTGGCCCTATTGGTTCTGGGAAAACAACCTTAGCGAATGCCATTCCTCGGTTATTAGATATTAAGATGGATCAGTTATTTGTGGATGGTCAAGATATTACTCAATTAACATTATCTGATTTAAGATGTGCGATCGCCTATGTTCCTCAAGAAAGCTTTTTATTTAGTACCAGTATTAGCAATAATATTGCCTATGGCAACCCTCTCGCTGAACAATCAGAAATTGAAAAAGTTGCTAAAATGGCTAAAATTCATGAAGAAATTTTGAATTTTCCCAAACAATATGAAACTCTAGTGGGAGAACGAGGAATTCAATTATCCGGCGGACAACGACAACGAACGGCGTTAGCAAGAGCATTATTAGTGGATGCACCCCTTTTAATTTTAGATGATGCCCTTTCCAGTGTGGATAATCAAACCGCAACAGAAATTTTACAGAATTTAAAAATCGGAGTCCAGCGCAAAACTGTTGTGTTTATTTCCCATCAAATGTCGGCGGCGGCAACGGCGGATCGCATTTTCGTCATGGATCAAGGACAAATTATTCAAACGGGAACCCATGCTGAATTAGTTGCCTTAAAAGGATTATATCAGACCCTTTGGAATCAACATAAATTAGAGGAATTATTAGTTTAA
- a CDS encoding carbon dioxide-concentrating mechanism protein CcmK, translating to MSIAVGMIETLGFPAVVEAADSMVKAARVTLVGYEKIGSGRVTVIVRGDVSEVQASVAAGIESVKRVNGGQVTSTHIIARPHENLEYVLPIRYTDAVEQFRSY from the coding sequence ATGTCAATTGCTGTTGGAATGATTGAAACCCTGGGCTTCCCTGCTGTCGTTGAAGCCGCAGACTCAATGGTGAAAGCCGCTCGTGTTACCTTAGTCGGATACGAGAAAATTGGCAGTGGCCGAGTCACCGTAATTGTGCGGGGGGATGTGTCCGAAGTTCAAGCATCCGTAGCGGCTGGAATTGAATCCGTTAAACGAGTCAATGGTGGTCAAGTGACTTCCACCCACATTATTGCCCGTCCCCATGAGAACCTAGAATATGTGTTACCAATTCGCTACACCGATGCGGTAGAGCAGTTCCGGTCTTACTAA